The following proteins are co-located in the Paludibaculum fermentans genome:
- a CDS encoding ABC transporter substrate-binding protein produces the protein MMRLLTLTLLLVLSLSAAELRFALHSEPKQLDPLLVADDSAEAIRYLTEGVLIRVNRLTQKPEGELAVSWQVTNGGKRVVFTLRRGVKFPDGSSFTAKDVAATFQKLFDPALHSPLADTFKTDKGEVRVSAQDDYTVVADFPASAGAFERLFDQVPILSASAKQRPAPGLGPFVIAENSPGAHLLLKRNPAYWKRQADGKPLPVLDGIRIEFQQNRDLELLRFRRGELHLIDSLTPDLYERLAKEAAGQAIDAGPTTDVEFLWFNMAPQSPLPAYKKAWFQSQAFRRAVSEAISRADMSRVVYRGHASLSAGYVSPANKQWFNARLAPHRFDAGAAAKRLAQGGFVLKGAVLQDAGGHPVEFSLITNAGSKTREPMAAMIQQDLGKIGIKVNIVTLDFPSLIQRITRTLDYETCLLGFVNIDIDPNGIMNILLSSAANHPWNPSQKTPATPWEAEVDKLMLAQAASSDIAARKKSFDRVQEILLEQSPAVFLLHPNSLSAVSSQVRGAKPVPFYPRTFWDAERLTLVQGK, from the coding sequence ATGATGCGTCTGCTCACACTGACTCTCCTGTTAGTTCTTAGCCTGTCCGCGGCCGAGTTGCGCTTTGCGCTCCACAGCGAGCCCAAGCAGTTGGACCCGCTGCTTGTGGCCGATGACTCCGCGGAGGCGATCCGCTATCTCACCGAGGGCGTGCTGATTCGCGTCAACCGGCTCACGCAGAAGCCGGAGGGAGAGCTCGCGGTTTCGTGGCAGGTGACGAATGGCGGCAAGCGCGTGGTGTTCACGCTGCGGCGAGGAGTGAAGTTTCCCGATGGGTCCAGTTTCACGGCCAAGGATGTTGCGGCGACGTTCCAGAAGCTTTTTGACCCCGCGCTGCACTCGCCGCTGGCGGACACGTTCAAGACGGACAAGGGCGAGGTCCGGGTGAGCGCCCAGGACGACTACACGGTGGTGGCCGACTTTCCAGCGTCGGCCGGCGCGTTTGAACGGCTGTTCGACCAGGTGCCGATCCTTTCCGCCTCGGCGAAACAGCGGCCGGCTCCGGGCCTGGGTCCGTTTGTCATCGCGGAGAATTCTCCGGGCGCTCATCTGCTGCTGAAGCGGAACCCGGCGTACTGGAAGCGGCAGGCGGACGGCAAGCCGCTGCCGGTGCTCGACGGCATCCGGATCGAGTTCCAGCAGAACCGGGATCTGGAATTGCTGCGGTTTCGCCGCGGAGAGCTGCACCTCATTGACTCACTGACGCCGGATCTCTATGAGCGCCTGGCGAAAGAGGCGGCTGGACAGGCGATCGATGCCGGCCCCACGACGGATGTCGAGTTCCTGTGGTTCAACATGGCTCCGCAGTCGCCGCTGCCGGCCTACAAGAAGGCATGGTTTCAATCGCAAGCTTTCCGGCGGGCCGTCTCGGAGGCGATCTCGCGGGCTGATATGAGCCGTGTGGTTTATCGCGGGCATGCCAGCCTGTCGGCGGGCTATGTCTCTCCGGCCAACAAGCAGTGGTTCAACGCCCGCCTGGCTCCGCATCGCTTTGATGCCGGGGCTGCCGCGAAACGGCTGGCGCAGGGTGGGTTCGTTCTCAAGGGAGCTGTCCTGCAGGATGCGGGCGGCCATCCGGTGGAGTTTTCGCTGATCACGAACGCGGGCAGCAAGACGCGAGAGCCGATGGCGGCGATGATCCAGCAGGACCTGGGCAAGATTGGGATCAAGGTGAATATCGTGACGCTGGACTTCCCCTCGCTGATCCAGCGCATTACCCGCACTCTGGATTACGAGACCTGCCTGTTGGGGTTCGTGAACATCGACATCGACCCCAACGGAATCATGAATATCCTGCTGAGTTCGGCGGCCAACCATCCCTGGAATCCCTCGCAGAAGACACCCGCGACTCCCTGGGAAGCGGAGGTGGACAAGCTGATGCTGGCGCAGGCCGCGAGCAGTGATATAGCGGCCCGGAAGAAGAGCTTCGACCGCGTGCAGGAGATCCTGCTGGAGCAGTCTCCGGCTGTGTTCCTGCTGCATCCGAACTCGCTCTCGGCGGTCTCGAGCCAGGTGCGTGGCGCCAAGCCTGTCCCGTTCTATCCCCGTACTTTCTGGGATGCCGAGCGTCTGACGTTGGTCCAGGGCAAATGA
- a CDS encoding ABC transporter permease, protein MKAARILALFLLGLVAVSALLPRLWTTADYATQMRENPDSPPSRQAPLGTDSLGRDRLARLLYGTRVSLALAPAAALLSCILAALIGGIAGLAGGWTERLVLGAVDLFLSLPWLLLLLMVRACLPLNVSPLASMAITFLILGLLGWPSSARVVRAAVTRLREADFILQARASGCTPWRLVSRHLVPNVMPVLLAQFWTSVPLFILAEATLGMLGLGVSEPLPSWGGILRELQSGDLRSQPWIATPVLLLALVIGGFQLVMPREDYSV, encoded by the coding sequence ATGAAGGCCGCACGGATCCTGGCCCTCTTCCTGCTTGGCCTGGTGGCCGTATCGGCCCTGCTACCTAGATTGTGGACGACCGCCGATTACGCCACGCAGATGCGCGAGAATCCGGATTCACCGCCGTCGCGCCAGGCTCCTCTGGGCACCGATTCGCTGGGACGCGATCGCCTGGCTCGGCTGCTCTACGGAACCCGGGTCTCGCTGGCACTGGCTCCGGCCGCCGCGCTGCTGTCGTGCATCCTGGCCGCGTTGATTGGCGGAATTGCCGGACTGGCCGGCGGATGGACCGAGCGCCTGGTGCTGGGCGCGGTGGACCTCTTCCTTTCGCTGCCCTGGCTGTTGCTGCTGCTGATGGTGCGCGCTTGCCTGCCGCTGAACGTGTCTCCGCTGGCGTCCATGGCCATCACTTTTCTGATCCTGGGGCTGCTGGGCTGGCCCTCGTCGGCGCGCGTCGTGCGGGCCGCCGTCACCCGGCTGCGCGAGGCGGACTTCATCCTGCAGGCGCGGGCCTCGGGCTGCACACCGTGGCGGCTGGTTTCCCGGCATCTGGTGCCGAATGTGATGCCGGTCCTGCTTGCCCAGTTCTGGACCTCAGTGCCCTTGTTCATCCTGGCCGAGGCCACACTTGGAATGCTTGGTCTGGGCGTATCCGAGCCGCTGCCGTCCTGGGGCGGAATCCTGCGTGAGCTCCAAAGCGGAGACCTGCGGTCTCAACCCTGGATCGCCACGCCGGTGCTGCTGCTGGCCCTGGTGATTGGCGGATTTCAACTTGTGATGCCCAGGGAGGATTACTCCGTATGA
- a CDS encoding ATP-binding cassette domain-containing protein, giving the protein MRLKISAGYPGKPGVLRDVALEIAPGEIVGLVGRSGEGKSTLILSILGLLGLKNGTCTGGIEFQGRDLLRLKEKEMRKLRGLQIALVPQSPLSALNPNLRLGAQLEECWRAHRSGKPEWQPLLASVSLPTEPAFLRLYPRNLSVGMAQRFLIALALLHRPALLLADEPTSALDTITQAEILALFRRLNQETGVSILYISHDLASVAAICQRVAILHRGELVENAPTEEIFRTPQHPYTRQLLAAIPSLPRVMNEAPPAVQTGGLAALDSVHRTPAAAETTDDLSRLRS; this is encoded by the coding sequence TTGAGGCTCAAGATTTCGGCCGGCTACCCTGGCAAGCCGGGAGTCCTGCGGGACGTCGCCCTCGAGATTGCACCGGGCGAGATCGTCGGACTTGTGGGCCGCAGCGGGGAAGGGAAGAGCACGCTCATTCTTTCCATCCTGGGGCTGCTCGGGCTCAAGAACGGGACCTGCACGGGTGGAATCGAGTTTCAGGGACGTGATCTGCTGCGCCTGAAAGAGAAGGAGATGCGCAAGCTGCGAGGGCTGCAGATCGCCCTGGTGCCGCAAAGTCCGCTCTCCGCCCTGAATCCGAATCTCCGGTTGGGGGCGCAGCTCGAGGAGTGCTGGCGAGCGCATCGATCAGGGAAGCCAGAATGGCAGCCTCTGCTGGCCAGCGTGAGTCTCCCTACGGAGCCGGCGTTTCTGCGGCTGTATCCGCGGAACCTCAGTGTCGGCATGGCGCAACGATTCCTGATCGCGCTGGCCCTGCTGCACCGGCCGGCCCTGTTGCTGGCCGACGAGCCGACCAGCGCGCTCGACACCATTACGCAGGCCGAGATCCTGGCGCTGTTCCGGCGCCTCAACCAGGAAACCGGCGTGAGTATCCTCTATATCTCCCACGACCTCGCCTCAGTCGCCGCGATCTGCCAGCGGGTGGCGATCCTGCACAGGGGCGAGTTGGTGGAGAATGCGCCGACGGAAGAGATCTTCCGCACGCCCCAGCACCCGTACACTCGGCAACTGCTGGCGGCTATTCCTTCGCTGCCGAGGGTTATGAACGAGGCTCCACCGGCCGTTCAGACCGGCGGCCTGGCGGCGCTGGATTCGGTGCACCGGACCCCGGCTGCTGCGGAGACGACGGACGACCTATCTCGGCTGAGGAGCTAG
- a CDS encoding S8 family peptidase gives MSTGLFGQNSKLAPDLAALLNTPGNSQRQVDVIVQLNPPGLLQTVTGLVGLLPGVNRLLYSLIPAVTQTLPVASILSLANLSSVKYISLDRPVGATLASATDYSHAAIGASFAASYGLTGDGIGVAVLDSGIANHPDLAGRVVYRESFVASKNADDYGHGSHVAGIVAGNGASSKSGVTGIAPGVKLIDLRVLDANGMSSDSVIIAAIDRAVQLSGKYNIRIINLSVGRPVYESYKNDPLVQAVEAAWKKGIVVVVAAGNFGRNGYSTILSPGNSPLAITVGAMKTLDTQSTSDDQIASYSSKGPTWGDLIVKPDLVAPGNLIMSLRTPGSTLDRAYPASVVDDSYARLSGTSMAAPMVSGAAALMLQRTPGLTPDTVKARLMKTASKSFPVASVTVDPTTQAVYPATYDMYTVGAGYLNLLGALNIYDSTSRSAASPAVAYNLAAGQALLTAATQTVWDNNLWSLANVWGTRSLEPLTAAWGSAAAWGSAAAWGSTAAWGSAAAWGSSAAWGSTSPWGSSAAWGSTAAWGSSAAWGSAAAWGSSAAWGSSTNGKGE, from the coding sequence ATGAGTACTGGACTGTTCGGACAGAATTCCAAGCTGGCGCCTGACTTGGCCGCGTTGCTGAACACCCCCGGCAACTCCCAGAGGCAGGTGGATGTCATTGTTCAGCTCAATCCGCCAGGCCTGTTGCAGACCGTCACGGGGTTGGTGGGTTTGTTGCCTGGTGTGAACCGGCTGCTCTACTCCCTTATCCCGGCAGTCACCCAGACCCTGCCCGTCGCCTCGATCCTGTCGCTGGCGAACCTCTCCAGCGTGAAGTACATCTCGCTGGATCGCCCTGTGGGCGCCACCCTGGCGAGTGCCACCGACTACTCACATGCCGCGATTGGCGCCAGCTTCGCAGCCTCCTATGGCCTCACCGGTGACGGGATTGGCGTGGCTGTTCTGGACAGTGGGATCGCCAATCACCCTGATCTCGCCGGACGGGTGGTGTACCGGGAGAGCTTCGTCGCCTCTAAGAACGCCGATGACTACGGGCATGGCAGCCACGTAGCCGGGATCGTTGCCGGCAACGGAGCTTCGTCGAAGTCCGGCGTCACCGGCATTGCTCCGGGTGTCAAGCTGATCGACTTGCGGGTGCTGGACGCCAACGGGATGAGCAGCGACAGCGTGATCATCGCCGCGATCGACCGGGCCGTCCAGCTCAGCGGCAAGTACAACATCCGGATCATCAACCTCTCGGTGGGCCGCCCCGTCTACGAGAGTTACAAGAATGACCCGTTGGTGCAGGCTGTGGAAGCGGCCTGGAAGAAGGGAATCGTGGTGGTGGTGGCCGCTGGCAACTTCGGCCGCAATGGCTATTCCACGATTCTGTCGCCCGGGAATTCGCCGCTGGCTATCACCGTGGGGGCGATGAAGACGCTCGACACGCAGTCGACGTCCGATGATCAGATTGCGAGTTACAGTTCCAAAGGCCCTACCTGGGGCGACCTGATTGTGAAGCCGGATCTCGTGGCGCCGGGCAACCTGATCATGTCTTTGCGAACGCCCGGGTCAACGCTGGATCGCGCCTATCCTGCCAGCGTAGTGGACGACAGTTACGCGCGTCTCAGCGGCACGAGCATGGCGGCCCCGATGGTGAGTGGCGCGGCGGCACTGATGCTGCAGCGCACCCCCGGCCTGACGCCCGATACGGTGAAGGCCCGGCTGATGAAGACGGCGTCGAAGAGTTTCCCCGTGGCCAGCGTGACCGTGGATCCGACGACTCAGGCCGTTTACCCGGCAACTTACGACATGTACACCGTGGGCGCCGGCTATTTGAACCTGTTGGGCGCGTTGAACATCTACGACAGCACCAGCCGTTCGGCTGCTTCGCCCGCGGTTGCGTACAATCTGGCCGCCGGCCAAGCCCTGCTCACCGCCGCGACGCAGACCGTGTGGGACAACAACCTGTGGAGCCTGGCCAACGTGTGGGGCACTCGTTCACTGGAGCCTTTGACGGCAGCATGGGGCTCCGCCGCGGCTTGGGGGAGTGCGGCCGCCTGGGGTTCGACTGCGGCCTGGGGCTCCGCCGCGGCCTGGGGTAGTTCGGCCGCCTGGGGTTCCACCTCGCCCTGGGGTAGCAGCGCCGCGTGGGGCAGCACCGCGGCTTGGGGCAGTTCCGCGGCTTGGGGGAGTGCGGCCGCCTGGGGTTCGTCGGCTGCCTGGGGCAGCAGTACGAATGGTAAGGGCGAATAG
- a CDS encoding HD domain-containing phosphohydrolase encodes MPTPIESTEPAPPQTPRLAQAYIVLVTLGGAAVLGYGLWNWQSHDWGRFLFYLGISAIASGMKVTLSAGSGTMSMNFLFILIGIASLSLGETLVMGCGGILFQRFFLAKRPPRAVQSIFNVASIACSIGASYFAYHAGLRLESWFEAPLLLMFAAGAFFLTNTFSVALVIALTEEKSAWAVWRESYFWSFPNYLVGAAVALGLNAFSKAFGWQSSLLVLPVLYVVYRSHRLYVERLEEDKLHAEQQRRHAEELASLHRRTIQTLAVAVEAKDQTTRDHLARVEVYAMEIGRELGLSENELKALEAASLLHDIGKLAVPEYIISKPGKLTPEEFEKMKIHPIVGAELIEQVEFPYPVAPMVRGHHEKWDGSGYPDGLAGEGIPIGARILAAVDCLDALASDRQYRRALPLDEALAMVRREAGRSFDPRIVEVLSRRYKELERMAKASVVAQKTKLSTELKVERGAAPAAGFEASADTTANDLTSIHNSMQAAETQRILLDRVDRELSNCVSQPEIFTLASEILRSEIPYDVLAVYQCEGERLLPVFLDGEAQRQFSSLEIPMGMGLAGWVAENNKAIMNGNPSVEPGYLNDPSRFSTLGSALAVPLETASGVTHVLSLYRQGRDAFRTRELNTLLPISARLARRLELAPQPR; translated from the coding sequence ATGCCTACTCCCATCGAGTCGACCGAACCGGCGCCGCCCCAGACGCCCCGACTCGCGCAAGCCTACATCGTACTCGTGACCTTAGGAGGCGCCGCTGTCCTCGGCTACGGTCTATGGAACTGGCAGTCCCACGATTGGGGCCGCTTCCTCTTCTACCTCGGAATCTCGGCCATCGCCTCCGGCATGAAGGTCACGCTTTCGGCGGGCTCGGGCACGATGTCGATGAACTTCCTCTTCATCCTGATCGGGATTGCGTCACTGAGCCTGGGCGAGACCCTGGTGATGGGGTGCGGCGGCATCCTGTTCCAGCGGTTCTTTCTGGCCAAGCGGCCGCCGCGCGCGGTGCAGTCCATCTTTAATGTCGCCAGCATCGCCTGCTCCATTGGTGCGTCTTACTTCGCCTATCACGCGGGCCTGCGGCTGGAGAGCTGGTTTGAAGCTCCGTTGCTGCTCATGTTCGCGGCCGGCGCCTTCTTCCTGACGAACACCTTCTCGGTGGCGCTAGTCATCGCCCTCACTGAAGAAAAGTCGGCCTGGGCAGTGTGGCGCGAATCGTACTTCTGGTCGTTCCCGAACTACCTGGTCGGCGCGGCTGTCGCCTTGGGTTTGAACGCATTCAGCAAGGCCTTCGGCTGGCAGTCGTCCTTATTGGTGCTGCCCGTGCTCTACGTGGTCTATCGCTCCCACCGCCTCTATGTCGAACGCCTGGAGGAAGACAAACTGCACGCGGAGCAGCAGAGACGCCACGCCGAGGAACTCGCCTCGCTGCATCGCCGGACCATTCAGACCCTGGCCGTCGCGGTGGAGGCCAAGGACCAGACCACCCGCGATCACCTGGCGCGGGTCGAAGTCTACGCCATGGAGATCGGACGCGAACTCGGGCTGAGCGAGAACGAACTCAAGGCGTTGGAAGCCGCCTCTCTCTTGCACGACATCGGCAAACTGGCCGTCCCGGAGTACATCATCTCGAAGCCGGGCAAGCTGACACCGGAAGAGTTCGAGAAGATGAAGATCCACCCCATCGTCGGGGCCGAGTTGATTGAACAGGTGGAATTCCCTTACCCCGTAGCCCCCATGGTGCGCGGCCATCACGAGAAATGGGATGGCAGCGGCTACCCCGACGGTCTCGCCGGCGAGGGGATCCCCATCGGCGCCCGCATCCTCGCCGCGGTGGACTGCCTCGACGCCCTGGCGTCCGACCGGCAGTATCGCCGCGCCTTGCCGCTGGACGAGGCGCTGGCCATGGTGCGGCGCGAAGCCGGCCGGAGCTTCGATCCCCGCATCGTGGAGGTCCTTTCCCGCCGCTACAAAGAACTCGAGCGGATGGCCAAGGCCAGCGTCGTCGCGCAGAAGACGAAGCTATCCACGGAACTCAAAGTGGAGCGCGGGGCCGCGCCCGCCGCCGGCTTCGAGGCGTCCGCGGACACCACCGCCAACGACCTGACGAGTATTCACAACTCCATGCAGGCTGCCGAGACCCAGAGAATCCTGCTGGATCGTGTGGACCGCGAACTCAGCAACTGCGTCAGCCAGCCCGAAATCTTCACCCTGGCGAGTGAGATCCTGCGAAGCGAAATCCCCTACGATGTCCTCGCCGTCTACCAGTGCGAGGGCGAGCGCCTGTTACCCGTCTTCCTGGACGGCGAGGCCCAGCGCCAGTTCTCCTCGCTCGAGATCCCCATGGGCATGGGGCTGGCCGGCTGGGTCGCCGAGAACAATAAGGCCATCATGAACGGGAACCCTTCCGTCGAGCCGGGCTACCTGAACGACCCGTCCCGCTTCAGCACCCTGGGTTCCGCCCTGGCCGTGCCGCTGGAGACAGCCTCCGGGGTGACCCACGTGCTCTCCCTCTATCGCCAGGGGCGGGACGCCTTCCGCACCAGGGAGTTGAACACCCTGCTGCCGATCTCCGCCAGGCTGGCCCGCCGGCTGGAGCTAGCTCCTCAGCCGAGATAG